Proteins encoded within one genomic window of Oceanococcus sp. HetDA_MAG_MS8:
- a CDS encoding DUF839 domain-containing protein codes for MQRRQFMQAGLATAGTFALGQDFWKHAYAAPSQPGPNPFGELVGPDENGLYLPPGFTARRIAKAYDRVPLANGGESSYVWHRAPDGGAVFPQPDGGWIYASNSEIPIVADECQDGLDNPFCGEQGGVGAVRFNAQGEVIDAYSVLQGTNNNCAGGATPWGTWLSCEENFLGFVYECDPTGSNPPLRLPAMGQFSHEAAAVDPVGKAIYLTEDTGDGAFFRFIPAVWPEGGRPDLTVGELQVAVVGDNPEVRVPYSDTIREILEQVPIIDPHDFPWDQVTGSVEETQPGTVRWMTVPNPLGLPLECRYQIPTAAVFKGGEGCWYDSGIVYFTTKGTNRVWAYDTRAERVDIIYDAAELGESAPLTGVDNITVHPFSHDLFVAEDGGNMELVMITRDRTVAPFLRYPVPHSELAGPAFDPSGTRLYIASQAKRHREDENGNEVRGEIFEITGPFNQRALDGDDSASSRLASTAAGGSTALLTLGGLTLAGLASRIAASPDDEADAG; via the coding sequence ATGCAACGCCGTCAATTTATGCAAGCCGGCTTGGCCACTGCCGGCACCTTTGCTCTGGGCCAAGACTTTTGGAAGCACGCCTACGCGGCGCCCAGTCAGCCCGGCCCCAATCCTTTCGGTGAGCTCGTCGGGCCGGATGAAAACGGCCTGTACCTGCCGCCAGGCTTTACCGCTCGGCGCATCGCCAAAGCCTACGACCGCGTGCCACTGGCCAATGGCGGGGAGTCCAGTTATGTCTGGCATCGGGCGCCGGATGGGGGCGCCGTGTTTCCACAGCCCGACGGGGGCTGGATTTACGCCAGCAACTCCGAAATTCCCATTGTGGCCGACGAATGCCAAGACGGCCTGGATAACCCTTTCTGCGGCGAGCAGGGCGGTGTAGGCGCGGTGCGCTTCAATGCCCAGGGCGAAGTCATCGACGCTTATTCGGTGCTGCAAGGCACCAACAACAACTGTGCCGGTGGAGCCACGCCCTGGGGGACCTGGTTGTCCTGCGAGGAAAACTTCCTGGGTTTTGTTTACGAGTGCGACCCCACGGGATCGAATCCACCGCTGCGCTTGCCGGCCATGGGGCAGTTTTCTCATGAGGCAGCGGCTGTGGATCCTGTTGGCAAGGCCATTTATCTCACCGAAGATACCGGCGACGGTGCCTTCTTTCGCTTTATTCCAGCGGTATGGCCCGAAGGCGGTCGGCCGGATTTGACCGTGGGCGAATTGCAAGTGGCTGTGGTGGGGGATAACCCCGAAGTTCGCGTGCCCTACTCAGACACCATTCGCGAGATTCTGGAGCAGGTGCCCATCATCGACCCGCATGATTTCCCCTGGGATCAGGTCACCGGCAGCGTAGAAGAAACCCAGCCCGGCACGGTGCGCTGGATGACGGTGCCTAACCCGCTGGGTCTGCCCCTGGAGTGTCGTTATCAAATCCCCACGGCGGCGGTCTTTAAAGGCGGGGAAGGCTGCTGGTATGACAGCGGAATCGTGTATTTCACCACCAAGGGCACCAACCGGGTCTGGGCTTATGACACCCGCGCCGAGCGTGTCGACATCATCTACGACGCTGCCGAACTGGGCGAAAGCGCCCCGCTCACCGGAGTGGACAACATCACCGTGCACCCCTTCAGTCATGACCTCTTCGTGGCCGAAGATGGAGGCAATATGGAGCTGGTGATGATCACTCGTGATCGCACGGTGGCTCCCTTCCTGCGTTACCCCGTGCCGCACTCCGAGCTGGCTGGCCCGGCTTTTGACCCTTCTGGCACTCGCCTCTACATCGCCAGCCAGGCGAAACGCCATCGTGAAGACGAGAATGGTAACGAAGTTCGCGGTGAAATCTTTGAAATCACCGGGCCTTTCAACCAGCGCGCGCTGGATGGCGACGACAGCGCCAGTAGTCGATTGGCTTCCACGGCGGCCGGTGGCAGTACCGCCTTATTGACCTTGGGAGGGCTCACCCTGGCGGGCTTAGCCAGCCGGATCGCGGCGAGTCCAGACGACGAAGCGGATGCTGGCTAA
- a CDS encoding amidohydrolase, which translates to MRHLSPWLRLLSGIALGTLAGSTIANGSVLDGVAIPAPELIIHNAKVTTQNPAQPSAQAFAVRDGVITRVGDNKLILGLAKESTRVIDAEQRRVIPGLNDSHIHAVRGGRFYNLELRWEGVPSLKLGLEMIREQAQRTPEGQWVRVIGGWSPFQFEERRFPSIAELNAAAPETPVFVLYLYSRGFLNQAGMDALGIDANTPDPAGARYERDAEGNPTGVLIADPNPTILYSTIAQLPHLTAEEQINSTRQFYAELSRFGMTSAIDAGGGGHVFPKNYTGSFALAELGELPLRVSYYLFPQKPGREAQDFRDWMTITVPGMDDHDALHHGFEMEGGGEFLAWSAGDFENFMADRPEQTQAMERDLEEIMSDLVKNRWPFRIHATYNESVSRILVVLEKVNQRTPLAGLRWAIDHAETISKKNIQRIHKLGGGIAIQSRMAFAGEYFQERYGERKTGNAPPLRAMLDVGLPVGAGSDATRVSNYNPWTALAWLITGQSMGGTPLLNEKNQLSRAEALYLYTVGSAWFSSEEDQKGRLAPGQFADFALLSKDYFDVPESEITGIESVLTVVGGRVVHATDAYQQLAPPKLEAVPEWSPVRHFGGHYAP; encoded by the coding sequence ATGCGCCACCTATCTCCATGGCTACGGCTGCTTTCGGGCATCGCACTTGGCACCCTCGCTGGCAGCACAATCGCAAATGGCTCAGTACTGGACGGGGTCGCCATCCCCGCTCCTGAGCTGATCATTCACAACGCCAAGGTCACCACCCAGAATCCGGCCCAACCCAGCGCTCAAGCCTTTGCTGTACGTGATGGTGTGATCACCCGGGTCGGCGATAACAAGCTCATCCTGGGTTTGGCCAAGGAAAGCACCCGCGTCATCGACGCAGAGCAACGCCGGGTCATTCCGGGCCTGAATGATTCCCATATTCACGCTGTTCGCGGGGGCCGCTTTTACAACCTGGAGCTGCGCTGGGAGGGAGTCCCCTCGCTCAAGCTGGGCTTGGAGATGATCCGCGAGCAAGCCCAGCGCACCCCCGAAGGACAGTGGGTGCGCGTGATTGGCGGCTGGTCCCCTTTTCAATTTGAGGAGCGGCGCTTCCCCAGCATTGCCGAACTCAATGCAGCCGCCCCAGAGACCCCGGTTTTTGTGCTCTACCTCTACAGCCGCGGGTTTTTAAACCAGGCCGGCATGGATGCCCTGGGCATCGACGCCAACACGCCGGACCCCGCCGGAGCACGCTATGAGCGCGATGCCGAAGGCAACCCCACCGGCGTGCTCATTGCCGACCCCAACCCCACCATCCTGTACTCCACCATTGCCCAGCTGCCGCATTTAACGGCCGAGGAACAAATCAACTCCACCCGGCAGTTTTATGCAGAGCTCAGCCGTTTTGGCATGACCTCTGCTATTGACGCTGGCGGTGGCGGCCATGTCTTTCCCAAAAATTACACCGGCAGTTTTGCTCTGGCTGAACTCGGTGAACTGCCGCTGCGCGTGTCCTATTACCTCTTCCCGCAAAAGCCGGGACGCGAAGCTCAGGACTTTCGCGACTGGATGACCATTACCGTTCCCGGCATGGACGATCATGACGCTCTTCATCACGGCTTTGAGATGGAGGGCGGCGGCGAGTTTTTGGCTTGGTCGGCAGGCGACTTTGAAAACTTTATGGCCGATCGCCCCGAACAAACCCAGGCCATGGAGCGTGATCTGGAAGAGATCATGAGCGACCTGGTCAAGAACCGCTGGCCCTTCCGCATCCATGCCACATATAACGAATCGGTATCGCGCATTCTGGTGGTACTGGAGAAGGTCAACCAGCGCACCCCTCTAGCGGGCCTGCGCTGGGCCATCGACCATGCAGAAACCATCTCCAAGAAGAACATCCAGCGAATCCATAAGCTCGGCGGCGGCATCGCCATCCAAAGCCGCATGGCCTTTGCCGGGGAGTACTTTCAGGAGCGCTACGGGGAGCGGAAAACGGGTAACGCCCCCCCGTTGCGTGCCATGCTCGATGTGGGTCTGCCGGTGGGAGCGGGCTCCGATGCCACGCGGGTTTCCAATTACAACCCTTGGACAGCATTGGCCTGGCTGATTACCGGCCAAAGCATGGGCGGCACGCCGCTGCTGAACGAGAAAAACCAACTCAGTCGCGCCGAGGCCTTGTATCTCTACACCGTAGGCAGCGCCTGGTTTTCCAGCGAAGAGGACCAAAAAGGCCGTTTGGCGCCCGGTCAATTTGCCGACTTTGCCCTGCTATCCAAAGACTACTTTGACGTGCCCGAATCCGAGATCACAGGTATCGAATCGGTTCTCACGGTCGTGGGCGGCCGGGTGGTGCATGCCACCGATGCCTACCAACAGCTGGCACCGCCCAAGCTCGAAGCTGTGCCGGAGTGGTCACCCGTGCGTCACTTCGGTGGCCATTACGCCCCCTGA
- a CDS encoding hydrolase, translated as MLKLSLPHTLLAAVLVASLSAPTHAAKAKPVPSNDLLSPDNHSLILIDHQPQMAFATKSIDIVELRNNVTGLAKSAKAFNVPTILTTVAEDSFSGPLFPELKAVFPEQTPIDRTTMNTWEDPRITKEVNRIGRKKVVIAALWTEVCGVGPVLSALDQGYEVYFVTDASGGVSDDAHNMAVQRMVQAGAVPITWLQYLLELQRDWARTDTYDVVTGIAKEHGGGYGLGIIYAKEMFGAKEGQ; from the coding sequence ATGTTGAAACTCTCTCTGCCACACACGCTGCTCGCGGCCGTCCTCGTCGCCTCCCTCAGCGCTCCCACTCATGCCGCCAAAGCCAAGCCCGTTCCCTCGAACGATCTTCTTAGCCCAGACAACCACTCCCTGATTCTGATCGACCATCAGCCGCAAATGGCCTTTGCCACCAAGTCCATCGATATTGTGGAATTGCGCAACAACGTCACCGGGCTGGCGAAGTCAGCCAAGGCTTTTAACGTGCCCACGATTTTGACCACGGTGGCTGAAGATTCCTTCTCCGGCCCGTTGTTTCCGGAGCTTAAGGCGGTCTTTCCGGAGCAAACCCCCATCGATCGCACCACCATGAACACCTGGGAAGACCCCCGGATTACAAAGGAAGTGAACAGGATTGGTCGTAAGAAGGTGGTCATTGCCGCACTCTGGACCGAAGTCTGCGGAGTCGGGCCGGTGCTCTCCGCGCTGGATCAAGGCTACGAGGTGTACTTTGTCACCGACGCCTCGGGCGGAGTCAGTGATGATGCACACAACATGGCCGTCCAGCGCATGGTCCAAGCCGGAGCTGTGCCCATCACCTGGTTGCAGTACCTGCTGGAGCTGCAGCGGGATTGGGCCCGTACCGACACCTATGACGTCGTGACCGGCATTGCCAAAGAGCACGGCGGCGGCTATGGCCTGGGCATCATCTACGCCAAAGAAATGTTTGGCGCCAAAGAAGGCCAGTAG
- a CDS encoding LysR family transcriptional regulator has protein sequence MDRIDSLRAFVQVVDRGGFAAAAREMGLSRSAVNKAVVALEEELGTQLLTRSTRRVVPTDVGLAFYDRAQVLLNDFDESFASIRERSSTPQGTLRINAPMSFSTSHLSGIVVEFMERYPQVHVELSLNDRFVDPIEEGFDVTVRVGAPRVSTSLISRDVALAKRILCAAPGYLQRYGAPTTPAELKHHRCLHYGYQASGSQWRLYRAGEERVATISCVMWANNGEMLRDAAIGEQGIVLLPTFVVSKALAQGELVRLMPDYEASALTVSALYPRHRHLSPKVRLFVDLLAQRLAKHAGGAFEV, from the coding sequence ATGGATCGAATTGACAGCCTGCGGGCCTTTGTCCAGGTGGTTGATCGCGGCGGCTTCGCAGCGGCGGCTCGAGAAATGGGGCTGTCGCGTTCGGCGGTCAACAAAGCGGTGGTGGCCCTGGAAGAGGAGCTTGGTACGCAGCTGCTCACCCGGAGTACCCGGCGGGTTGTCCCTACGGACGTTGGTTTGGCTTTTTATGATCGCGCACAGGTGCTCTTGAACGATTTCGATGAGTCTTTTGCGTCCATCCGGGAGCGCTCTTCCACGCCGCAGGGCACCTTACGCATTAATGCCCCCATGTCATTTTCAACCTCCCATCTCTCCGGAATCGTGGTCGAGTTCATGGAGAGGTATCCCCAGGTTCACGTGGAACTCAGCCTGAATGACCGCTTCGTGGACCCTATCGAAGAAGGTTTTGATGTCACGGTGCGGGTTGGGGCTCCACGCGTGAGCACCAGTTTAATTTCGCGCGATGTGGCTCTCGCCAAGCGAATCTTGTGTGCCGCTCCGGGGTATCTACAGCGATATGGGGCACCGACCACTCCCGCTGAGCTTAAACATCATCGGTGCCTGCACTATGGCTATCAGGCCAGTGGTAGCCAATGGCGCTTGTACCGCGCCGGAGAGGAGCGGGTGGCCACCATTTCGTGTGTGATGTGGGCCAATAACGGCGAAATGCTTAGGGACGCCGCCATTGGCGAGCAAGGAATTGTCCTGCTGCCAACTTTCGTGGTCAGCAAGGCCCTGGCGCAAGGAGAGTTGGTACGTCTTATGCCGGACTATGAGGCCAGTGCATTGACGGTCAGCGCTTTGTATCCCCGGCATCGACACTTATCGCCCAAAGTCCGTTTGTTCGTGGATTTGCTTGCGCAGCGCTTAGCCAAGCACGCAGGAGGGGCTTTCGAGGTCTAG
- the gyrA gene encoding DNA gyrase subunit A produces the protein MSDFAKEVLPINLEDEMRRSYLDYAMSVIVGRALPDVRDGLKPVHRRVLYAMRELGNDYNKAYKKSARIVGDVIGKYHPHGDSAVYDTIVRMAQDFSLRYMLVDGQGNFGSVDGDSAAAMRYTEVRMSKLAHELLADIDKSTVNFIPNYDETESEPEVLPTRVPNLLVNGSAGIAVGMATNIPPHNLGEVVDALLYLQAHPQASIDELMECLPAPDFPTGAIINGTSGIVQAYRTGRGRVKLRARTEIEEHANGRESILVTELPYQVNKAKLVKDIATLAKDKKIEGISEVRDESDKDGYRVVVDLKRGENAEVVLNNLFQQTQMQTVFGINMVALDRGQPRQMNLKDMLEAFLMHRREVVTRRTRYLLAKARDRAHVLEGLTVALANIDPIIALIKQSPSPAEAKAALCAQRWAPGSVMDLIERARAQAEDNDQERITDEGYLLSEVQAQAILDLRLHRLTGLEQDKIKEEFNELLDQIGEYLDILNRRERLLEVIHEELVELKEAFNDPRRSEITAAVDDFEDEDLIPPQDMVVTMSHKGYVKAQPLDVYQAQRRGGVGRSAAKTRDEDFVDKFWVTHTHHWLLCFSSLGKVYWLRVFKLPTGGRDSKGRPIVNLLPLADEERITQVLPVKDFDAGDFVVMCTRLGTIKKVPLEQFSRPRSVGLIALDLRVDDELVSVDLTNGDRNIMLFTHEGRVVRFHEAAVRAMGRTAFGVRGIKLAEGDRVISLVVDHGEPILTVSENGYGKRTPIDDYPLKSRGTMGVLSMKRTERTGKVVAAIPVEDGDHVMLIAAAGQLVRTEVSQISTLSRNTQGVRLINLRDTHLVAVDRIRAELITEDDQAAAEVPVDTATDTEQTPDKDEDA, from the coding sequence ATGAGCGATTTCGCCAAGGAAGTGTTGCCGATCAATCTCGAAGACGAGATGCGGCGCTCCTACCTGGATTACGCCATGAGCGTAATTGTTGGTCGCGCCCTGCCGGATGTGCGCGATGGACTCAAACCCGTACACCGCCGTGTGCTGTACGCCATGCGCGAGTTGGGCAACGACTACAACAAGGCCTACAAGAAGTCGGCCCGTATCGTGGGTGACGTGATCGGTAAGTACCACCCGCATGGTGACTCTGCGGTGTACGACACCATTGTGCGTATGGCGCAGGATTTCTCCCTGCGTTACATGTTGGTCGACGGCCAAGGTAACTTCGGCTCCGTCGATGGCGACTCTGCCGCAGCGATGCGTTACACCGAAGTGCGCATGAGCAAGCTCGCCCATGAGCTGCTAGCGGACATTGATAAGAGCACGGTTAATTTCATCCCCAACTACGATGAAACCGAGTCCGAACCAGAGGTGCTACCGACGCGGGTGCCGAACCTGTTGGTGAATGGCTCCGCCGGGATTGCGGTGGGCATGGCAACCAACATTCCTCCGCATAATTTGGGTGAGGTGGTCGATGCTCTGCTGTACCTGCAAGCGCATCCGCAGGCCAGCATTGACGAGCTCATGGAATGCCTGCCCGCTCCAGATTTTCCGACGGGTGCCATCATTAATGGCACCTCCGGCATTGTTCAGGCCTACCGCACCGGGCGTGGCCGGGTAAAGCTGCGCGCACGCACCGAAATTGAGGAGCACGCCAACGGGCGCGAATCCATTTTGGTGACGGAGCTGCCTTATCAGGTGAATAAAGCCAAGTTGGTCAAAGACATTGCCACCTTGGCTAAAGACAAGAAGATTGAGGGCATCTCCGAAGTTCGCGATGAGTCCGACAAAGATGGCTACCGAGTCGTTGTCGACCTGAAGCGGGGCGAGAATGCCGAGGTTGTGCTGAATAACCTCTTCCAGCAAACCCAAATGCAAACGGTATTTGGGATCAACATGGTGGCTCTGGACCGGGGTCAGCCGCGGCAGATGAACCTGAAAGACATGCTTGAGGCCTTCCTCATGCACCGTCGCGAGGTTGTCACTCGGCGCACACGGTATTTGCTGGCCAAGGCTCGTGATCGGGCGCATGTTTTGGAGGGTCTCACGGTCGCTCTGGCGAACATCGACCCCATTATCGCTTTGATCAAGCAGTCGCCTAGCCCCGCAGAGGCTAAGGCAGCTCTGTGCGCCCAGCGCTGGGCGCCAGGCTCGGTGATGGACCTGATTGAGCGGGCCCGCGCCCAGGCTGAAGACAACGACCAAGAGCGGATCACCGACGAGGGCTATTTGCTCTCGGAGGTTCAAGCGCAAGCTATTTTGGATTTGCGTCTGCACCGCCTGACCGGCTTAGAGCAAGACAAGATCAAAGAGGAATTCAACGAGCTGCTGGATCAGATCGGTGAGTATCTGGACATCTTGAATCGTCGCGAGCGTTTGTTGGAGGTTATCCACGAAGAGCTGGTCGAGCTTAAAGAGGCCTTTAACGACCCTCGCCGCTCCGAAATTACCGCGGCGGTCGATGACTTTGAAGACGAGGACCTCATTCCGCCTCAGGACATGGTGGTTACCATGTCCCACAAAGGCTATGTTAAAGCGCAGCCTTTAGATGTGTACCAAGCCCAGCGTCGGGGCGGGGTGGGTCGCTCTGCGGCGAAGACCCGCGACGAAGATTTTGTGGATAAGTTTTGGGTCACCCACACGCACCACTGGTTGTTGTGCTTCTCCTCTCTGGGCAAGGTGTACTGGCTGCGGGTATTTAAGCTGCCCACGGGGGGGCGCGACTCCAAGGGGCGCCCCATCGTGAATCTGCTGCCCCTAGCAGACGAAGAGCGAATCACCCAGGTCTTGCCGGTCAAAGACTTTGATGCTGGCGATTTCGTCGTCATGTGCACTCGCTTGGGTACCATCAAGAAGGTGCCTTTGGAGCAGTTCTCCCGGCCGCGGAGTGTGGGGCTGATCGCTTTGGACCTGCGCGTGGACGACGAGCTGGTGTCGGTGGATCTCACCAACGGGGACCGCAACATCATGCTGTTCACCCATGAAGGGCGGGTTGTGCGTTTCCATGAGGCCGCCGTTCGGGCGATGGGACGCACGGCCTTTGGTGTGCGCGGCATTAAACTGGCCGAAGGCGACCGTGTGATTTCGTTGGTGGTGGATCATGGCGAACCCATCCTCACGGTCAGTGAGAACGGCTACGGTAAGCGCACCCCCATTGATGACTACCCGCTGAAGAGCCGCGGTACCATGGGCGTGCTGTCGATGAAGCGTACTGAGCGCACCGGCAAAGTTGTTGCCGCCATTCCTGTGGAAGACGGCGACCATGTGATGCTCATCGCGGCTGCGGGCCAGTTGGTGCGTACCGAAGTCAGCCAAATTTCTACTTTGAGCCGGAATACTCAAGGTGTGCGGCTGATTAACTTGCGGGATACGCACTTGGTGGCAGTGGACCGCATCCGTGCCGAGCTTATTACTGAAGATGATCAGGCAGCTGCAGAGGTGCCGGTCGACACCGCAACTGATACCGAGCAGACCCCCGATAAGGACGAGGACGCATGA
- the serC gene encoding 3-phosphoserine/phosphohydroxythreonine transaminase → MTQPIYNFSAGPAMLPAAVLKEVQEELLDWQGSHMSVMEMSHRGKQFMSIAEQAEADLRSLLKVPDNYKVLFLQGGATGQFSAIPMNLMPEGGSADYVVTGSWGKKAIKEAGKYGTGRLAAQAEGGFTHIPDPSAWDLDANAAYVHITPNETIEGVEYHQIPDVGDVPLVGDFSSTLMSRPVDVSKYGVIYAGAQKNIGPAGLVILIVREDLLGRARSTCPSVLNWQGQAEAGSMLNTPSCFPWYVAGKVFSWLLDRGGLESMAEINQRKAEALYAAIDNSDFYANPVDPAARSWMNVPFTLADAELDATFLKESADAGLLTLKGHRSVGGMRASIYNAMPEEGVNALIDFMADFERRKG, encoded by the coding sequence ATGACACAGCCAATCTACAATTTCAGCGCCGGGCCAGCCATGCTGCCGGCTGCCGTGCTTAAAGAGGTTCAGGAGGAATTGCTGGACTGGCAGGGTAGCCATATGTCGGTGATGGAAATGAGCCATCGCGGCAAGCAATTCATGTCTATTGCAGAACAGGCTGAAGCTGATCTGCGCAGCTTGCTCAAGGTGCCTGACAACTACAAGGTGCTTTTCCTGCAAGGGGGAGCAACCGGCCAGTTTTCCGCTATTCCCATGAACCTCATGCCAGAGGGTGGCTCTGCCGACTATGTGGTGACTGGCTCCTGGGGGAAAAAGGCCATCAAGGAGGCCGGCAAGTACGGCACTGGCCGCTTGGCTGCGCAGGCCGAGGGCGGGTTTACCCATATCCCCGACCCGAGCGCTTGGGATCTCGATGCCAATGCAGCCTATGTGCACATCACTCCAAATGAAACCATTGAGGGTGTGGAGTACCACCAGATTCCAGACGTGGGCGACGTGCCTTTGGTGGGCGATTTCAGCTCCACCTTGATGTCTAGGCCGGTGGATGTGTCGAAGTACGGCGTGATCTATGCGGGCGCACAAAAGAACATCGGCCCTGCCGGGCTTGTGATCCTGATCGTGCGAGAGGATCTTTTGGGGCGGGCGCGCAGCACTTGCCCTAGCGTATTGAACTGGCAGGGCCAGGCCGAGGCCGGCTCCATGCTCAATACCCCTTCCTGCTTCCCTTGGTATGTGGCTGGCAAGGTATTCAGCTGGTTGCTGGACCGCGGTGGTCTGGAATCGATGGCCGAAATCAATCAGCGTAAAGCCGAGGCTTTATACGCGGCGATTGATAACAGCGATTTTTACGCTAACCCCGTCGACCCAGCAGCGCGCAGCTGGATGAATGTGCCCTTCACCTTGGCCGATGCCGAGCTGGATGCCACCTTCCTCAAAGAATCGGCTGATGCGGGCCTGCTCACTCTCAAGGGGCACCGCTCCGTGGGTGGTATGCGCGCCAGCATCTACAACGCCATGCCCGAAGAGGGCGTCAATGCTTTGATCGACTTCATGGCGGACTTCGAGCGCCGTAAGGGCTGA
- a CDS encoding acyl-CoA thioesterase, whose translation MSTSTHTSSDEAALAEQVYMVFPNDLNAHGTVFGGLIMAQMDRYAAVLADRHAQSTCVTASVDELHFIEPATRGDILIFSLAINRAWSSSMEIGVKVEARAHDSVQRRHIVSAYFTFVALDEAGAPRRVPPLRPADGAAQRRYAEAQLRRENRLRHASELKTLRAQTAAD comes from the coding sequence ATGAGTACAAGCACACACACATCATCCGACGAAGCGGCCTTGGCCGAGCAGGTTTACATGGTCTTCCCCAATGACCTCAACGCCCACGGCACGGTCTTCGGCGGCCTAATCATGGCGCAGATGGATCGCTACGCTGCCGTATTGGCGGATAGGCATGCGCAAAGCACCTGTGTCACCGCCAGCGTGGATGAGCTTCATTTCATAGAGCCTGCAACCCGGGGCGATATTCTCATTTTTTCCTTGGCGATCAACCGCGCCTGGTCCAGCTCCATGGAGATTGGCGTGAAGGTTGAGGCGCGTGCGCATGACTCTGTGCAGCGGCGACATATCGTGAGTGCCTATTTCACCTTTGTGGCTTTGGATGAGGCCGGAGCTCCGCGCAGGGTCCCACCGCTGCGGCCTGCGGACGGCGCTGCACAACGACGCTATGCCGAGGCCCAACTGCGTCGCGAAAACCGTCTGCGACATGCCTCTGAACTGAAAACGCTGCGTGCACAAACGGCTGCCGACTAA
- a CDS encoding phosphoglycerate dehydrogenase, producing the protein MYKVLTLNNISTLGLERLPRDAYEVASDFSKPDAILLRSFKMHDMEIPSSLQAVGRAGAGTNNIPVDKMSGLGIPVFNAPGANANAVKELVLAGLFLAARNICQAYSYVLGLEGSDAEVEKQVEAGKKAYAGGELPGRTLGVIGLGAIGIKVANAAKALGMKVVGFDPSLTVRNALLLDAGVEQAVSVDDLMSRCDFVTVHVPLIDATKNLINAERIKLMPKGAVVLNFARAGVVDEPAVLAALDSGHLASFVTDFPTNQGRHHDKVIALPHLGASTKEAEDNCAVMVADQLRDYLETGNIRNSVNFPEAILPDDGQHWRIAVANANRPNMVGQISTILGEHDLNIHDLLNKSRGDLAYTLVDVDSEPGADVMAALGQIDGVLKVRLIAPRDAA; encoded by the coding sequence ATGTATAAGGTTCTGACACTTAACAATATTTCCACGCTGGGCTTAGAGCGCTTGCCGCGCGATGCCTATGAAGTGGCTTCGGATTTTTCTAAGCCGGATGCCATTTTGTTGCGCTCCTTCAAAATGCACGACATGGAGATTCCATCGTCCCTGCAGGCAGTTGGACGAGCAGGTGCTGGCACCAACAATATTCCTGTAGACAAAATGTCCGGTTTGGGCATTCCGGTGTTCAATGCGCCTGGTGCGAACGCCAATGCAGTAAAGGAGCTAGTGTTGGCTGGCCTGTTTTTGGCCGCTCGCAACATCTGCCAAGCCTACAGCTATGTGCTTGGCCTAGAAGGCTCTGATGCCGAGGTGGAAAAGCAGGTCGAGGCGGGTAAGAAGGCTTATGCGGGGGGCGAGCTGCCCGGCCGAACTCTAGGCGTGATTGGACTTGGTGCTATTGGCATCAAAGTCGCCAATGCAGCCAAAGCTCTGGGCATGAAGGTGGTGGGCTTCGATCCGAGTCTGACGGTGCGCAATGCACTTTTACTAGATGCCGGTGTGGAGCAGGCTGTCTCCGTGGATGATCTGATGTCTCGCTGTGACTTCGTCACGGTGCATGTGCCGCTCATCGATGCCACCAAAAACCTGATCAACGCTGAGCGGATCAAGCTCATGCCCAAAGGGGCCGTGGTGCTTAATTTTGCGCGTGCCGGCGTCGTCGATGAGCCCGCTGTGCTCGCCGCCTTGGATTCAGGCCATTTGGCCAGCTTTGTCACCGACTTCCCAACCAACCAAGGCCGGCATCACGACAAAGTGATTGCCCTGCCGCATCTGGGCGCATCGACCAAAGAGGCCGAAGACAACTGTGCGGTGATGGTGGCCGATCAGCTCCGTGATTATTTGGAAACCGGAAATATCCGCAACTCGGTGAATTTCCCAGAGGCCATTCTTCCGGATGATGGTCAGCACTGGCGGATTGCTGTCGCGAACGCCAACCGGCCCAACATGGTGGGCCAAATTTCCACCATTTTGGGTGAGCATGATTTGAACATTCATGACTTGCTCAACAAATCGCGTGGTGACCTGGCCTACACCTTGGTGGATGTTGATTCTGAGCCTGGCGCCGATGTGATGGCGGCCCTGGGGCAGATTGACGGTGTATTGAAGGTGCGGCTTATTGCGCCGCGGGATGCCGCATGA